Within Oreochromis aureus strain Israel breed Guangdong linkage group 19, ZZ_aureus, whole genome shotgun sequence, the genomic segment TGCTTAATGACCTTGTGTCTTTTCCACTGAAACTGGCAATATGAAAGCTAGTCATAAAGTGCGTGTTTGCATTTACTGCAAGGTGATGCATTCTGTTTCAtatggtttttttgtgtttttttttttaatcatggcAGCATTTGTTTTGTGGAAAATTTGGTGTTTAGTGCGTTGCTGCAGGGCCCTCAGGATGTTTGCTTTAGCACAACGGAGGTTTCCATCAGACAGGTCAGGTGACATCGATATGACTCTGCTTCTACCGATGTTTCACACAACCCACATACGTAATGCAGCAGTGATTTGTGATCAGCTACAAACACTGTCAGTCAAAGTATCCAAGCTTCGAAGGGTACGTGTAAATACTTGCTTTCAGTAAGAGCTAGGTCTAGGGCCTCCATTAGACACTGATGGCAGCTTAATTGGGCTGTAATGGCCACTTTGGTTCCCACCACTTCATTACAACCATATGATCCTCACAGCTTTATTGGCAACACTTGGGCCCtggggcaaggacagagagtgTAAGCAGGTTTTATGACCTCTTCTCTGTAAAGATGAGACCTCCCGGCCCTTCTGTCAACTCCTTCTGCACTCAGCAAAAATTCCTTACATTTCCTGGGAGGAAAGATTAAAAATGGGTGTTAGGTCACAGAAATAATGAGTAATGAAGCTTGTTCTTCTTTCTTGTGAAGAATTAGGGTTGTCAGGTTTTGCAAAAAAATTGTAGCAaatttgactgtttttacagcagcaaagaaACAGGTTCTGTCAGGACCACACCAGCAAATGAGGATAATCAGCACTTGTTTCTCATGAGTCACCAGTGTCATAATTTGCAGAATAAGAAGGGCTTAAACTTCCACTGGTCTGTGCAAGAATGTGTATGACAGATTTGTCTTAGCCGGCCAAAACGCGTGTTTGTTGGTGTGGTTCCCAGGACAACGGCCTGATGGGACCTCTGCCAGTGTGGCCTGGTGTTTTTGGTATCACACTGGCGGCTGGCTGCTGCACATTTCCAATGAGTTCCTCTACTCTGTATGGAAAGAGGAAGAGTGGGGAGAAATCGAAAGATAACCTAATCTTTGCAAGTAAAGTTCTGCAATATTGGAATACCTTTCTTAACGGCTTGtccttcatcagtcaacttcaAAAGTTTTTAAACTACTCAGGAGAATTTGTTGTGGGTAGTATTGTAGCTGTACTCCTCCCATGCTTAGAATTGAATTGTGCTTGTGGTTTTCAGGGGTGTGGTTTGTCTTCCTCACTTGTCTTCACTTCCTCTAAACTCCAGCTGCAGATAACATTTGTGAAGGTAGCACCAATGTAATGCTCATTTTCTGACTGCAGGCCCTGAATATAGTCATTGCCGCTTTAATGTTGGCCTGCAGGACGACAGCCACACCCTTCTAGCTAATCACTCAAGGATTTGAGATGCATGCAGACACATATTTTTGCACACAAAACTAAACACCATTATTATTTATCTGCCAAATGGTAGGAGGGAACACCTACTTTAAGCCACGGTTTGCAGAGCTTAGTTCAGTGGCTTATTCTCAGggacaataaaaaaaagcttctttgGTTATGAAACTACCCTACATCACTTGCTCTCTGTCCTCTGGTTAAATCCCATGCCCCTTCTTTGAGTGCGTTGTTAATAATGAACTCGCACAGAGCTCAGTTTAAAACGGGTCCGGAAGTGGCTGAAAGTCGTTTTAGGCTTCCTGTTGAGGTTAACGCTGTAGAATGCCATGGTAAATGCTGCATTTCTCTTTCGGTACCGTCGCTGGGGCTGAAATTTGTTTTGATTGCAGGTGTTTTGGAGTAGGTTTTGCTCATAAATGAGGTTTCCTCCAAGCATGTTGTGGTTTTGATAGTGAGTAATGCTGTGTAGTGCAGGCCAGTTACATGAGGTTGAAAATATGAGGCTGTGATATCCAAGGTGCACTCTGGGCATAAGTCCAAAACGCATTCCATTCATATCTGAAGTGAAGGTTGCTTACTGTGGTGAAACTGCAAATTCAGAGAACCAGAAAATAACTGTTAAGTGCTGGAAGTCCACCTGACATATCCAATTTGTTTGTTATTGCACAGACAAAGTGCTCATACAGGCATTAACTAATTTAGGTCACAAAGAAAACCGTTTCGCTGGCTGACATCCAGTCTGTTCAGTTATGTTTTTAACCCTCAGAGCTGCTATTTATTTTCCGTTACACATAAATGTGTCCACAGAGTACTCTTGAAAAGTGATAAAATGTTTATGTGTGCACCAGCTGAACTGTGGAACAATGTACTGTGCTTTTTGAACAGCACCACAAATAGAGTAAAGAGTGTTAACCATCGTTGCTTTCAGGTGTCAAAAGTGCTTCAGACTGGGAGGAGGAGGGGCAGGCATAAATGGTGCTGCAGCTTGAGGCCTCTCGAGCGTCTTGCTTGCAAGGAACAGAAATTTAAGTCTGTTTCTGAAGTAAAATGAAgtcagtttgattttttttttttagattactTGCTTATTTAATGCATTTGCCTAAGGCCTATTCATACAGTACACAGAACACTGACCTTTGTCATGTGGCATCAGCATAGCAGATGCCACATGACAAACCTCCACAGTGTTAAAGGATGAGCCACTAAGCAGTGATTTTAACACTGCAGTGTATACTACTATGGACAGCAGTCATTCACCCAGGAGCAGTATCCACCAACCACATGGAGTCACCCACAGCCTTCACACACTCGCTGACAGGATGATGAAGATCCATGCAAAGTGAACTCAGAGACTTTCCTCAGGAGCTCGCTGCCACACTGTCACACTCCACGACTGACTAcatctgtgtatgtgacaaGATCGCTGTAATTACAGCAGAGTCAGTGTTTCGCGTGACAGTGCATCTGGATTAAACAACAGTTTGGGTTTGGAAGGAAGTCTCAGATTTGTGGCGAGCTAGGCgatgctacacacacacagactcacacacacagtccgGATTCAGACTGCTGTGAGGTAATGACTCAGGGAAACTTTACACAAAAGCACACAGCTACACTGCTTCCCTGCTCTAAAAGTCTTTCCTCTGTCCTGGACCACCACACATCTTTATAATGACAAATTCATCACTGCACTAGTATGCCGTGGAGACAGCAGTCACAGGAAGTGAAGTCACAGAACCTTTGGTATTTCAACCAAGGGATCAATAAACTACTACTACATTTTTTGCTGACATCAGTAAATGACCATGACTGTGCCACATACActgcacatatacacatatatatacatatatatgtgtgtatatatatatacatacacacttgTACGTGCATATAATGCATATTGTTTTAAAACCTAATATTGCCCACAAAGACAATCAAATGACCTTTGATTAACAAATGTCATTACCGGCATAGCGTTGACATTAGTGCACTAACGGGGAGAATAAAGTGTGTGCAgtattctcacagtgctcccctCTCAACTGCAGCACAGCTGTCTTAACAGCACCCCCGCCCTCCCCCTGTTCCCCTGCAGGGGTGTGTTTGGGGGGGGCAGCATTGTGTTTCTATAAGCTAGTTGTCCCATTGGGCTTTGCTTCCCTGGCACGGTACCACCTCTTGCGCTCAGATCCAATGAACAATGAGTGCTGCAGATTATTAGCATTATTGTGTCCCATCTTTCCAGATGAGGATAAAGAGATAGCTGAAAGATAACAAATACAGTGCTTGGTAAGCTGTTTGGTAAGCGAGGTCTGGCCTGCTCCCTCTTGGTGCACCATAAAGTTCAGTCGGGCTCAGATTGCTATATAAAATGGAGAAGGGTGGgggggtctgtgtgtgtggatacACCTTTGCGGAATCAGAGGAGTCACTCTTTCATGCGGGCCTTCTTCTATTTTTAATCAGCCCAGTTTGATGTCTATTCTTGAGCCACTCCCTAATAGTTAGTGAGAAAATGAGTCTTCCTTTCTGGAGCAGTGTCTCTTGGCTCCAGGCAGCGTGATGATGGTGACACAAAGGATCCTCTGTGTCACTTGGCTGTGATGCAGCAGAGTTGAGCGCACCACACGGACTGCTGGAGTCAGACTCTCCTCCACCCATCTGGTATTGggtgcgggggggggggggggtgcagaGATGCTGCACTGCTACCTCATGTTAAATTGTTTTACAAGAATGCTGATTATGGAATCCATTGCAGGTGTTCACTAGCCCAAGACAATGATCAAGTAATtaaacttatttaaaaaaaaacacataaaaatccCAGTATGCATTAGATGCTATGGACTTGTGTTCCAAATACAGGTTTTCCACACCATTAAGAGTTATTCTTACTTATAGCACCATCTGTTGGCAGAAAATGCCCCCATTCTGTCTTGATGGTTACAGAATCCATAgtaatgtgcatgtgtgtctgatATATATGATAACAGATTACCgagacactgctgctgcttcactgtgGGCTGTCCTCATTTACAGTGGGCCTTCCTATTCCCCTGTTGTGTGAGCCTAATTAGTCATCCACAGGAACAGCACAATTACAccgttttaattatttttggttAACATTTAAGGAAAACACCAGGGATGGGGAAATATATTCTGAGTTACTTAAGTGGAAGACCCATGGATGGGGTGGGGGAGAAAGTGTTGACACAGAATAATGGCGCTCCCCTTTACCCCTCTAATCTCCTCAGTAACCCTTCTGGGTCCTGTCCCCACCACACTGGGGGACATGGACTTATTACCAGCTGTGAGTCAAATTAATTAGCCGTATGTCTCCCGGCCAAACCAAAGCAGACCTTAACCGCAAGTTAATTCTGACTGTAACAGTCCAGCTGCACAATGTGCAAGTGAGAGTGGCACAGGAGGGCCACGGGGAATGATTATTTTACATGATCTGCTGTAGTTATTTATAgtaattgtaaataaaaaataaaaatgcaattaatCTCACTTGCTCCTCTCTTCATAGGCATTCTCATCGACCAACATCTATAATCTGATTCAATCCCACCACACCTCTGCCTCTCTTGATCAAATGCTCATTTTAAACATTCACATGTACAGTTAGAAGAGACTGGTTAACTGGTTTGTTAGCTGGAACAGAAATGAATACACATACATTGTTcaatttttttcatgctttcagATTGCTTGATTTCGTGTTGACTCTATACACAAAGCACCTGCACCTGTAGTATTATTAGCCACTTGTCTGCTCTACTAATAACGCCAACTCTTAAATTCAGGGAAATTTGTATACAGGGGGCTTTTCTGCTTATTAAAATAGGTAAGCGTTGCATTCATCCAGTGATCATGTTGGACCATTTCATTAATGTGTAATCAAACTTGGATCTATTGTAATATTTCTCTCATGTATCAATTTGAGTATTTAGGGGGATCTCATCCTGTCAACTTCAGTATTAACATTTTACTTGGCCTGAGTGTTTGAGGCCAACCTGCTCATTACGCTACAGCTCTACTGTgtaaacagacagcagcatgaAAGGCTGTGAGGGGCCCCTGCATGCCTGTGGGAGTATGGGCCGTACTTCATGGTTTTATGCTTGAAAAGGAGCCATAATCTTCCACCTAATCTGGGGCTTTGAGTGGAATTCCCCTCACATGGAAGGCAAAACCTGGCATTGCAGATCCCTGTTGTCCTCCATTTTTAAAGATTGGGGACCCCACATAAAGATATAGATTGAAATTTTTAGTCATGCGTTTGATTTGTTACCCTAACCTCACTTCATATGAAAAGTTAACAAAACTGTCTTCACATCTTAATATTTAATTGTTGAGTGAGTAGCCTGGCTCTTTAAATAATCAGTGCACACAATTAAATCCTTTCCTAAGTTTCAGATTTTAAGCAACTACTTCTCACAAGTGTCTGAATTTACATAATTcacaagaagaaagaaaatcacaaagaaaaccACTCTAAACACCACTTATCGCTGTCATCAGGTGCTTATTTCTGCATGAGGTTgtcaatatttttatgtaaacATGTAATTGTACATATTATCTAATTATTTAGTTACCACTTGCTAAATATTCCAAGTTTAATGATGGGAATGGGAAATACAATGTGAAAACATGTCTGTGCTCAAGAGCAGAAGTCCAGTAGGTTTCATGTTTGCAGCTTTTGGCAGATGCCTAGGGCGTAAAGGCTTCACTTTCACATCTGCTTAACTGTATTTTGTATAAACAAGACTAACTGCAAAAACCTAGGGGGATGATGCCTCTTGCTCAAACAATGCACTTGTTTCTCAGATCTGTGCTTGCACACGTCTGCCATCTAGCTTCACAGAAACAGAACTACATGGACTGAAAGAGAATTCTACTGAGCAGGAAAAAAATAGTGTCTGTGTGTTGATTTAATCATGTGTGCTCCAGTcaaataacacacacagtaatCTAACAGCATGCTTCcctttaaaaagttaaaaaatttaATATCTTAAACAAGCTCAGTACACTGTTCCAAGTTTCTATGTCACAATCGGAGTCCGATAATCAGGCTTTTCTTCGAATGTGCAGAATGTGGATGTCTGGACTGCTAAATTCTGGGTCTTGTTTCTCTGAAGGAATCTCCTCACAGCAGAAGTTCTGTTGCAacaacttaaaaagaaaagagagcaggTCAGATGATAGCTATGACAAATATCTCCACTTAGTTtgtggaaataaaaacaaattctaACCTCAAAAAACTGCCTTTCCACTTCTGGGTTGACACCCTCAGTCCGCTGCTCATAGCAGCAAACAATGCAGGTCTCTGGTCCACAAAGCAGCTTCAAGCTCTCCACCAGTGGAACAATTGACTGTATGGAAATAAGCGATGACTCACAATGAGACATACAACACTTTTTCAGAATGATTGTAATGTTGCAATCTTGTAGGGGATCATAAAGGATTGAAAACTACAGGAAAGTACCTGCTCATAATAGATGCAATCTGCCATAAGGACATAATCTGGGGAAGGCAAGAATTCAGACACATCTTCACCCCTGTaataatggaaataaaatattaagcATATGCTGAATGTCCTGCTGAAGTATTACTGCGACATTTATATTAGGAGCATAAGAAAAATAGGAAATGTAAGTACAAACCATTTCAGTACCTTGGCAGTTATGGATCCACTGCTGATAAGCGCTTCGTTTTCTTGGATGTTCACCTTCAACAGGGTCTGTAAATCTTCTAGGTCTGTTACTATTACCTGTGCTCTGCaggaatttaaaataaataaataataataaatcaccAATACTGACTCTTCCCAGATGATtactaaaacatagtagtaGTGCAAGGAATGACGTTTaaatattttgatatttaaacATAACACTAAGATCACATATAAATAACTTACCCTAGCGTTGCTGCCATAAGACCAACTACTCCCGTACCAGCTCCCAACTCTAGCACAGTCCTACCAGACCAAACGTTCACACCTGAAGACGGATCGTAAAACTGCTTTGTCTCTAAATACTTTGCGAGAACAATAGCTGCATCCCACACAACGCAGCCAACATCTCCCAAGAGGCACTGCTTAACTTTTAGGGCACAGCCGTCGTTTCTCTCGATTTCTCTGACAAAATATTCATTCTCGTCTGCCTTAGCCGCCATGTTGgccaaaacagaaacagaaaaagaactTCCGGTCTGatatatttttctaaataaaagacTTACCTCGCCAAACATTAGGACTGGTGCACAGAGTTGTGCTTGATGCTTTAAAAAAGTTATGTGTTtctaatatttagatttttttattttaaaaatacaatcataaacaatgaaaagtcTATGGATTCACAATAATATAAGACGAGACAAGAAATACTTATCTTTAAAttttattaataacaataatacattaaaaataaaattttaatagcaaaaaatcaaacagaatttaaacagaagttgcaaaaaatgtaaaaaataataaaataaaaaaaataataaatttaattaaaGACATGAACATGAACGATGATTGGAGGGTCCTTCCACCCTAGCATAttctaaaattatttaaaattatttgaagCGTACCAAGAACCATGGTTTCTTTTAGAGAACGAAGGCTTATacggatttcttttttttaattattattattattttcttttggcctcataataataataataataaaaaaaatgttttgtgtctTCCCGAGttgaagtgattttttttgtatatttattcgttgttattttttttaaattcacaatAACTCTTATTAATGAccgaaaaaagaaaataatataaaaaatagataaataaatattactaCGATTAACTTGTGTAGAGGCTGACGTAGGGAAGCCGTCAGGTGTTCGCGCGCCACTGCAATCAGTGTGG encodes:
- the vcpkmt gene encoding protein-lysine methyltransferase METTL21D, translated to MAAKADENEYFVREIERNDGCALKVKQCLLGDVGCVVWDAAIVLAKYLETKQFYDPSSGVNVWSGRTVLELGAGTGVVGLMAATLGAQVIVTDLEDLQTLLKVNIQENEALISSGSITAKVLKWGEDVSEFLPSPDYVLMADCIYYEQSIVPLVESLKLLCGPETCIVCCYEQRTEGVNPEVERQFFELLQQNFCCEEIPSEKQDPEFSSPDIHILHIRRKA